In a genomic window of Longimicrobiaceae bacterium:
- a CDS encoding TolC family protein, whose amino-acid sequence MPTPAAPGDTVELSLEEAVQRALSESEEVRLARSQVALASAQIGTARAAILPQVNASFGYTRTLASVFQGAGAPEIPDSLRFDPDPSLPLDERVAYLEDRTPIAALGALGSLFSDLPFGREHAYTASLSGSQLLFSGGRASAALNIARDFRAASLATLAQQEAQIQLQIRSAYYQALLAQEVAAIAQAAYEQAQAFLEQEQLRFRAGQASELDVMRAEVERDNLQPQVVQGRNAADLALLNLKRLVNLPLTQPLRLTTPLEVPAISDSSQVRPAEELVRAQQASIAAVEEQVDIRQQQVRIARGAFFPNISLSTAYARQLYPSGPLAFNDPWQTDWTVSLQVSLPLFSGGRRAAELGQARVQLEQSRLQLAQLREAVQLQYEQASGEKQRALAAMQARQRTVDVAQRVYDLTVLRYERGLATQLEVSDARLSLLQARTNLAQAISDFYTADAGLVTGASLGDLSGAAGEAAQQAQSVQQTQGSQGIQAGMMGGAQTMGAGQ is encoded by the coding sequence GTGCCGACTCCTGCGGCTCCGGGGGATACGGTGGAGTTGAGCCTGGAGGAGGCGGTGCAGCGGGCGCTGAGCGAGAGTGAAGAGGTGAGGCTGGCGCGGTCGCAGGTGGCGCTTGCCAGCGCGCAGATCGGGACGGCCCGGGCGGCCATTCTGCCCCAGGTGAACGCCAGCTTCGGGTATACGCGCACGCTCGCCTCGGTCTTCCAGGGAGCAGGCGCCCCCGAGATCCCGGATTCGCTGCGCTTCGATCCCGATCCGTCGCTGCCGCTCGACGAGCGGGTGGCGTATCTCGAGGACCGGACCCCGATCGCGGCTCTGGGCGCGCTCGGCAGCCTGTTCAGCGACCTCCCCTTCGGGCGCGAGCACGCCTACACGGCCTCGCTGAGCGGGTCGCAGCTCCTCTTCTCCGGCGGTCGGGCGTCGGCGGCGCTGAACATCGCGCGGGACTTTCGTGCGGCCTCCCTCGCCACGCTGGCGCAGCAGGAAGCGCAGATCCAGTTGCAGATCCGCAGTGCGTATTACCAGGCCCTGCTGGCCCAGGAGGTCGCCGCCATCGCGCAGGCGGCCTACGAGCAGGCGCAGGCTTTCCTGGAGCAGGAGCAGCTCCGCTTCCGGGCCGGACAGGCGTCCGAGCTGGATGTGATGCGGGCGGAGGTGGAGCGCGACAACCTGCAGCCGCAGGTGGTGCAGGGCCGGAACGCGGCGGATCTGGCGCTGCTGAACCTGAAGCGGCTGGTGAACCTGCCGCTGACGCAGCCGTTGCGGCTCACCACCCCGCTGGAGGTGCCGGCAATCAGCGATTCTTCACAGGTACGGCCTGCGGAGGAGCTGGTGCGGGCGCAGCAGGCGTCGATCGCCGCGGTGGAGGAGCAGGTGGATATCCGCCAGCAGCAGGTGCGCATCGCCCGCGGGGCGTTCTTTCCGAACATCTCGCTGTCGACGGCCTATGCCCGTCAGCTCTATCCGAGCGGGCCACTGGCTTTCAACGACCCGTGGCAGACGGACTGGACCGTGTCGCTCCAGGTGTCGCTTCCGCTCTTCTCGGGCGGACGACGCGCCGCGGAGCTCGGGCAGGCGCGGGTGCAGCTCGAGCAGAGCCGGCTGCAGCTCGCCCAGCTTCGCGAAGCGGTGCAGCTCCAGTACGAGCAGGCGTCCGGCGAGAAGCAGCGCGCGCTCGCGGCGATGCAGGCGCGTCAGCGCACCGTCGACGTGGCGCAGCGGGTCTACGACCTGACGGTTCTCCGCTACGAGAGAGGCCTGGCGACCCAGCTCGAGGTGTCAGACGCGCGGCTGTCGCTGTTGCAGGCGCGAACGAACCTCGCCCAGGCCATCTCTGACTTCTATACGGCGGATGCGGGCCTGGTTACCGGCGCGTCGCTGGGCGATCTGTCGGGGGCGGCAGGTGAAGCCGCACAACAGGCCCAGTCCGTACAGCAGACGCAGGGATCGCAGGGCATTCAGGCGGGCATGATGGGCGGCGCCCAGACGATGGGAGCGGGTCAGTGA
- a CDS encoding TetR/AcrR family transcriptional regulator has protein sequence MSSTQRREQAKEALRTRIVEAARDIVSELGLDALSMRALAERIEYSPATIYLYFRDKDELLREVVQEGFRRLTEKAQEETEAVGPEASPTERHRALGRAYARFALENTAYFRVMFELPTVARVGHEKCRPEGRAEAAGPWCDVVRTVQQAIDEGLIEVKNAEHTAVIAWGLVHGLTSLYLSGHLSEMVDGHDSFLELLELAMASLGFGWRPRETSAREVS, from the coding sequence ATGAGCAGTACGCAGAGGCGGGAACAGGCCAAGGAAGCGTTGCGGACGCGGATCGTGGAGGCAGCGCGGGACATCGTCTCGGAGCTGGGGCTCGATGCGTTGTCCATGCGCGCCCTGGCGGAGCGGATCGAATACTCCCCGGCGACCATCTACCTCTACTTCCGCGACAAGGACGAGTTGCTGCGGGAGGTGGTCCAAGAGGGTTTTCGCCGGCTGACTGAGAAGGCGCAGGAGGAGACGGAGGCCGTGGGACCCGAGGCCAGCCCCACCGAGCGGCACCGAGCGCTGGGCCGTGCCTACGCCCGCTTCGCCCTGGAGAATACCGCCTACTTCCGGGTGATGTTCGAGTTGCCGACCGTCGCCCGGGTGGGCCACGAGAAGTGCAGGCCGGAGGGACGGGCGGAGGCCGCCGGACCCTGGTGCGACGTGGTGAGGACGGTCCAGCAGGCCATCGATGAGGGGTTGATCGAGGTCAAGAACGCGGAGCACACCGCGGTGATCGCCTGGGGTCTCGTGCACGGGCTCACCTCGCTGTACCTGAGCGGCCACCTCAGCGAAATGGTGGACGGCCACGACTCCTTCCTCGAATTGCTGGAGCTGGCGATGGCCTCCCTCGGCTTCGGCTGGCGACCCAGAGAAACCTCGGCGCGCGAAGTCTCGTAG
- a CDS encoding MarR family transcriptional regulator, translated as MHESVREFVEKMGLTLEAEGLPRTAGRLIGFLLVHPESYSLDELAEKLQVSKASVSTNARQLEEHRILERISAPGDRRDYYRMKPDAWEGMLRAAQQKWSTTRELLTAAAAALPDEMEEGRSRLIEAEQFHLLLIDGVERMLERWSRRQAEFQLAGAMKDESRNDGPRRASEEP; from the coding sequence ATGCACGAATCAGTTCGGGAGTTCGTTGAGAAGATGGGACTCACGCTGGAGGCGGAGGGGCTTCCGCGGACCGCGGGGCGATTGATCGGGTTCCTTCTCGTTCATCCCGAGTCGTATTCGCTCGACGAGCTCGCGGAAAAGCTGCAGGTGAGCAAGGCCTCGGTCAGTACCAACGCTCGGCAGCTCGAGGAGCACCGGATCCTGGAGCGGATCAGCGCCCCGGGCGACCGGCGAGACTACTACCGGATGAAGCCGGACGCCTGGGAGGGGATGTTGCGGGCGGCGCAACAGAAGTGGAGCACCACCCGCGAGCTGCTGACGGCGGCGGCGGCCGCGCTCCCGGACGAGATGGAGGAGGGTCGCAGCCGACTGATCGAGGCCGAGCAGTTCCATCTCCTGCTGATCGATGGAGTCGAGCGGATGCTGGAGCGCTGGAGTCGCAGGCAGGCGGAGTTCCAGCTCGCAGGCGCGATGAAGGACGAATCCCGAAACGACGGCCCCCGGCGGGCTTCGGAGGAACCATGA